Proteins from a single region of Catenulispora sp. EB89:
- a CDS encoding PadR family transcriptional regulator, whose amino-acid sequence MYGNEYRGRGGRGRGEGRERFERPDRGFGGPGGPGGWGRRGESRSRWDDLGELRGGGGRGGRARRGDVRAAVLALLAERPMHGYEMIQELETRTGGLWRPSPGALYPALQLLEDEGKVTADASSGKRLLELTEAGRAAVAEAPDNRPWENFGTGVPEVHMALRDGVHQLGTAARQVAQVGTEEQKTKALAILGEARKALYKLLAEDV is encoded by the coding sequence ATGTATGGCAACGAGTACCGCGGGCGCGGCGGCCGAGGCCGCGGCGAGGGCCGCGAGCGCTTCGAACGTCCGGACCGCGGGTTCGGGGGACCGGGCGGACCCGGCGGATGGGGCCGGCGAGGAGAGTCGCGGAGCCGCTGGGACGACCTCGGCGAGCTTCGCGGGGGCGGGGGCCGGGGCGGCCGGGCCAGGCGCGGCGACGTGCGCGCGGCGGTCCTGGCACTGCTGGCCGAGCGCCCGATGCACGGCTACGAGATGATCCAGGAACTGGAGACCCGGACCGGCGGCCTGTGGCGTCCGAGCCCCGGCGCCCTCTACCCGGCCCTGCAGCTGTTGGAGGACGAAGGCAAGGTCACCGCGGACGCGTCCAGCGGCAAGCGGCTGCTGGAGCTGACCGAGGCCGGCCGTGCCGCCGTGGCCGAGGCCCCGGACAACCGGCCGTGGGAGAACTTCGGCACGGGTGTGCCGGAGGTCCACATGGCGCTGCGGGACGGCGTCCACCAGCTCGGCACCGCCGCCCGCCAGGTCGCCCAGGTCGGGACCGAGGAGCAGAAGACCAAGGCCCTCGCGATCCTCGGTGAGGCTCGCAAGGCCCTGTACAAGCTGCTCGCCGAAGACGTGTGA
- a CDS encoding BTAD domain-containing putative transcriptional regulator: MGQTLRFDVLGAVTVTRDGMAVPITAAMPRAILAALLMQANKPVPATRLKAGLWGDSPPRSAAASLNNHVLRLRRHLADAKRDRIRVTEAGYAIRIQDGELDLNDFVELHARGQQAVMRGDWAVAAAELRRMLALWRGEPVADVDSAILCAAERERLSEMRLQALGWRVDAELHLGRHAALIAELRVLTREHPHNETFPAQLMLALHRSGRHADALAEYQRVRVLLRDELGVRPGPELVGLHARILARDGALDWSAEPVPRQIPGPALEAASGPASASGSASASTPAPKPGMLPADGAILIGRDARIEQLVAVLEGTACRPAASVPPPAPPSTAVATIGGMSGVGKTALAVHVAHLVRGRFPDGQLFADLRGRTAAPARPAAVLAMFLRQLGVRPDAVPEHEEERSALFRTLLADRRVLVLLDDARDAVQIRPLVPGGAHCGLLATTGRRPTVPGWVHVDLDVLPEQPARELVARIIGPDRVRAEPEAVDSVLTACAGLPLALCVAGGRLAARPGWRIRDLASRLHTADGGLDQLSHGDHSVRAAFESGYAALAEPDGSLSASQRMFCLLGLWTGPTIGLPAAAALAGLPVPEAERVLEALVDAYLLRSYRPGCYELHELLAAFAAERAEHDLGSGMPWAVGLRAV, translated from the coding sequence TTGGGCCAGACCCTGCGCTTCGACGTCCTGGGTGCGGTCACCGTCACCCGGGACGGCATGGCGGTCCCCATCACGGCGGCGATGCCGCGCGCCATCCTCGCGGCCTTGCTGATGCAGGCCAACAAGCCGGTCCCGGCCACGCGCCTCAAGGCGGGTCTGTGGGGGGACAGCCCGCCCCGATCGGCAGCGGCGTCGTTGAACAACCACGTGCTGCGGCTGCGGCGGCACCTGGCCGACGCGAAGCGGGACCGGATCCGCGTCACCGAAGCCGGCTACGCCATCCGGATCCAGGACGGCGAGCTCGACCTGAACGACTTCGTGGAGCTCCACGCGCGCGGCCAGCAGGCGGTGATGCGGGGGGACTGGGCCGTCGCGGCGGCCGAGCTGCGCCGCATGCTGGCCCTGTGGCGCGGGGAACCGGTCGCCGACGTCGACAGCGCCATCCTGTGCGCGGCCGAGCGCGAGCGGCTGTCGGAGATGCGCCTGCAGGCGCTGGGCTGGCGGGTGGATGCCGAGTTGCACCTCGGCAGGCACGCCGCGCTGATCGCCGAACTCCGCGTGCTGACCCGCGAGCACCCGCACAACGAGACGTTCCCGGCACAGCTGATGCTCGCCCTGCACCGCAGCGGCCGGCACGCCGACGCCCTCGCCGAGTACCAGCGTGTCCGGGTCCTGCTGCGCGACGAGCTCGGCGTCCGCCCGGGACCGGAACTCGTGGGGCTCCACGCCCGGATCCTCGCCCGGGACGGCGCACTGGACTGGAGTGCGGAGCCGGTGCCGCGGCAGATTCCGGGACCGGCTCTGGAAGCGGCATCGGGACCAGCGTCGGCGTCGGGATCGGCGTCGGCGTCGACTCCGGCGCCCAAGCCCGGGATGCTGCCGGCCGACGGCGCGATCCTCATCGGCCGCGACGCGCGGATCGAGCAGCTCGTGGCCGTTCTCGAGGGGACGGCGTGCCGCCCGGCCGCGAGCGTGCCGCCGCCGGCTCCCCCGTCGACCGCGGTGGCGACGATCGGCGGCATGAGCGGAGTCGGCAAGACGGCGTTGGCCGTTCACGTCGCGCATCTGGTCCGCGGCCGGTTCCCGGACGGTCAGCTGTTCGCGGACCTGCGCGGGCGGACGGCGGCACCGGCCCGGCCGGCGGCGGTCCTGGCGATGTTCCTGCGCCAGCTCGGGGTGCGTCCGGACGCGGTGCCGGAGCACGAGGAGGAACGCAGTGCCCTGTTCCGCACGCTGCTGGCCGACCGCCGGGTGCTGGTCCTTCTCGACGACGCCCGGGACGCCGTGCAGATCAGGCCGCTGGTCCCGGGCGGGGCGCACTGCGGGCTGCTGGCGACCACCGGCCGCCGGCCGACGGTGCCGGGATGGGTCCACGTCGACCTCGACGTACTGCCTGAGCAGCCGGCACGTGAGCTGGTGGCCCGGATCATCGGCCCGGACCGGGTACGGGCCGAACCCGAGGCGGTCGACAGTGTCCTGACAGCGTGCGCGGGCCTACCGCTGGCACTGTGCGTGGCCGGCGGGCGCCTGGCCGCCAGGCCGGGCTGGCGGATCCGGGACCTGGCGAGCCGACTGCACACCGCGGACGGCGGTCTCGACCAGCTCAGTCACGGGGATCACAGCGTCCGCGCCGCGTTCGAGTCCGGATATGCGGCGCTGGCCGAGCCCGACGGCTCTCTGAGCGCGTCCCAGCGGATGTTCTGCCTGCTGGGGCTGTGGACCGGTCCGACGATCGGCCTGCCGGCGGCGGCCGCGTTGGCGGGGCTTCCCGTCCCCGAGGCCGAACGCGTGCTGGAAGCCCTTGTTGACGCGTATCTTCTGCGCTCGTACCGACCCGGCTGTTACGAACTGCACGAGTTGCTGGCAGCGTTCGCTGCCGAGCGGGCGGAGCATGACCTCGGCAGCGGCATGCCGTGGGCGGTCGGGCTGCGGGCCGTCTAG
- a CDS encoding ABC transporter ATP-binding protein has translation MSTLSSEPSSEPQTPPIPADDRPAVSVSGLTKDFRVADRHGRRSVFTAVSDVSFTVPAGGALGLVGESGSGKTTTARMLVGLEAPTAGRIEALGHDRSRPARGAAERRRRARELQIVFQDPYTSLDPSQTVRAAVDEVLRAHSGLEGPARAARLAELLDQVGFDERQASARPRELSGGQRQRVAIARALAVDPRVLILDEAVSALDVSIQAQILNLLVDIREATGIAYLLISHDLAVVRHLCDSVVVLRRGRVVESGECGAVLDSPADEYTRVLRASVPVAGWRPGAPGRLGTD, from the coding sequence ATGAGCACTCTGTCGTCTGAACCGTCGTCTGAACCGCAGACCCCGCCGATCCCGGCCGACGATCGCCCCGCGGTCTCGGTCAGCGGCCTGACGAAGGACTTCCGGGTCGCTGACCGACACGGCCGGCGCTCGGTCTTCACCGCGGTGTCCGACGTCTCGTTCACGGTCCCAGCCGGCGGCGCGCTGGGCCTGGTCGGCGAGTCCGGGTCCGGCAAGACCACGACCGCCCGGATGCTGGTCGGGCTCGAGGCACCGACCGCCGGCCGGATCGAGGCGCTGGGCCACGACCGCTCCCGCCCGGCCCGGGGCGCCGCCGAGCGCCGCCGCCGGGCCCGGGAGCTGCAGATCGTGTTCCAGGACCCGTACACGTCGCTGGACCCGAGCCAGACGGTGCGCGCGGCCGTCGACGAGGTGCTGCGGGCACACAGCGGCCTGGAGGGGCCGGCGCGCGCCGCCCGGCTGGCCGAGCTCCTGGACCAGGTCGGCTTCGACGAGCGCCAGGCGTCGGCCCGGCCGCGGGAGCTGTCCGGCGGGCAGCGGCAGCGCGTGGCGATCGCCCGGGCGCTCGCCGTCGATCCGCGGGTGCTGATCCTGGACGAGGCGGTGTCGGCGCTGGACGTGTCGATCCAGGCGCAGATCCTGAACCTGCTGGTGGACATCCGCGAGGCGACGGGCATCGCCTACCTGCTGATCTCGCACGATCTGGCGGTGGTGCGGCACCTGTGCGACTCGGTGGTGGTCCTGCGGCGCGGCCGGGTGGTGGAGTCCGGGGAGTGCGGCGCGGTACTGGATTCGCCCGCGGACGAATACACGCGGGTATTGCGGGCATCGGTGCCCGTGGCGGGGTGGCGGCCGGGTGCGCCGGGGCGGCTCGGGACCGACTGA
- a CDS encoding ABC transporter ATP-binding protein, producing the protein MLRLRDVDVALNVEGRMRPVLTGLNLDLAEGEALGLVGESGSGKSMTVRTVTRLLPPGARVSGTVEFEGRDVLAMKPAELRAFRGADVGVIFQDPRAAINPTHRIGDFLGEALRVNRGVSKSEAARRSAELLASVGIDDAERRLRQYPHELSGGMLQRAMIASVLAAEPRLILADEPTTALDVTIQAEVVGILDRLRRERALSMVFITHDLDLALAVCDRVAVMYAGSVVEVRSARELHDTARHPYTIGLLGSRPAIERRAERLTAIPGRPVSAFEAGPGCAFVSRCAFAQDACRASRPRLEAFQGGLVRCHRVEEIHEHSVV; encoded by the coding sequence ATGCTCCGGCTTCGTGATGTGGACGTGGCGCTGAACGTCGAGGGCCGGATGCGGCCGGTGCTGACCGGCCTGAACCTGGACTTGGCCGAGGGCGAGGCGCTGGGACTGGTCGGCGAGTCCGGCTCCGGCAAGTCGATGACCGTGCGCACCGTCACCCGGCTGCTGCCGCCGGGGGCGCGGGTGAGCGGCACGGTCGAGTTCGAGGGCCGGGACGTGCTGGCGATGAAGCCGGCCGAGCTGCGGGCGTTCCGCGGCGCGGACGTCGGCGTGATCTTCCAGGACCCGCGGGCCGCGATCAACCCGACGCACCGGATCGGGGACTTCCTCGGCGAGGCGCTGCGGGTGAACCGCGGCGTGTCCAAGAGCGAGGCGGCGCGGCGCTCGGCCGAGCTGCTGGCCTCGGTCGGGATCGACGACGCCGAACGGCGGCTGCGGCAGTACCCGCACGAGCTCAGCGGCGGCATGCTGCAGCGCGCCATGATCGCCTCGGTGCTGGCCGCCGAGCCCCGGCTGATCCTGGCCGACGAACCGACCACCGCGCTGGACGTGACGATCCAGGCCGAGGTGGTGGGCATCCTGGACCGGCTGCGCCGCGAGCGCGCGCTCAGCATGGTGTTCATCACCCACGACCTGGACCTGGCGCTGGCGGTGTGCGACCGAGTGGCGGTGATGTACGCCGGCTCCGTGGTGGAGGTGCGTTCCGCGCGGGAGCTGCACGACACCGCGCGGCACCCGTACACGATCGGGCTGCTGGGCTCGCGGCCGGCGATCGAGCGGCGGGCCGAACGGCTCACCGCGATCCCGGGGCGTCCGGTGTCGGCGTTCGAGGCCGGGCCCGGCTGCGCGTTCGTCAGCCGGTGCGCTTTCGCGCAGGACGCGTGCCGGGCGAGCCGGCCGCGGTTGGAGGCGTTCCAGGGCGGACTGGTCCGCTGCCACCGGGTGGAGGAGATCCATGAGCACTCTGTCGTCTGA
- a CDS encoding ABC transporter permease, giving the protein MRNKKQGRIRAVYKWLGPSGTAAALFLVMMVLAAVFASVLAPADPNTGDLLNNYQGSSASHLLGTDGIGRDILSRLLYGTRTSLLGPALVVGVSMAIGIPLALLGAWYGGIVDSAVARVLDLVYALPGLLLAVLTVALFGPGLTPAVVALSIAYVPFLARIVRAAARQQRVSPYVDALTVQGFGVVRISVRHILRNIAPVVLGQAAIAFGYALLDLASLSYLGLAVQAPTSDWGVMVSDTDALLKGYSMPVLLPGLLIVASVLSLTVLGARISGERPEPHPLFGRLFGRISGSGSEGRAADAPAS; this is encoded by the coding sequence GTGAGGAACAAGAAGCAGGGCCGGATCCGGGCCGTCTACAAGTGGCTCGGTCCGTCCGGCACAGCGGCCGCGCTGTTCCTGGTGATGATGGTCCTGGCGGCCGTGTTCGCCTCGGTGCTGGCTCCGGCCGACCCGAACACCGGCGACCTGCTGAACAACTATCAGGGCTCTTCCGCGAGCCATCTGCTGGGCACCGACGGCATCGGCCGCGACATCCTGTCCCGATTGCTGTACGGGACACGCACCTCGCTGCTGGGCCCGGCGCTGGTCGTCGGCGTGTCGATGGCGATCGGGATCCCGCTGGCGCTGCTCGGCGCCTGGTACGGCGGCATCGTCGACTCGGCGGTCGCCCGGGTGCTGGACCTGGTGTACGCGCTGCCGGGGCTGTTGCTGGCGGTGCTGACCGTGGCGCTGTTCGGCCCGGGGCTGACACCCGCGGTGGTGGCGTTGTCGATCGCCTATGTGCCGTTCCTGGCGCGGATCGTGCGGGCGGCGGCGCGGCAACAGCGGGTCAGCCCGTACGTGGACGCGCTGACGGTGCAGGGCTTCGGGGTGGTCCGGATCAGCGTCCGGCACATCCTGCGCAACATCGCGCCGGTGGTGCTGGGACAGGCCGCGATCGCGTTCGGGTACGCGCTGCTGGACCTGGCGTCGCTGTCCTACCTGGGACTCGCGGTGCAGGCCCCGACGTCGGACTGGGGCGTGATGGTCAGCGACACCGACGCGTTGTTGAAGGGCTATTCGATGCCGGTGCTGCTGCCGGGGTTGCTGATCGTGGCTTCGGTGCTGTCGCTGACGGTGCTGGGTGCACGGATCTCCGGCGAGCGCCCGGAGCCGCATCCGCTGTTCGGGCGGCTGTTCGGGCGGATTTCCGGATCCGGATCGGAAGGGAGGGCCGCCGATGCTCCGGCTTCGTGA